One stretch of Corallococcus soli DNA includes these proteins:
- a CDS encoding 4'-phosphopantetheinyl transferase family protein, which translates to MSLPGGPCLTLAVVPLAPVRLAWASHPEGMLRTVLTQAELAVSGMHRVPERRVAHLAGRVAAKSALLHQLGALGVRLVAQELGISQVMAGPEQGRPVVQVPPGTPACDVSISHSKDLAVAVATTGGRVGVDLEAVRPRGPGFHDEVFTAVEQDWLMRCQHHHGREPDELWSLGWCLKEALVKQTGHGLRDSLQQVGFSGWEEHGPVPTVIPGLTDAPGAFSARITLNAMGPGGGPVAGLLALGGGYALAVLHMPEVRSA; encoded by the coding sequence GTGAGTTTGCCGGGAGGCCCGTGCCTCACCCTCGCGGTGGTGCCGCTGGCGCCCGTGCGCCTCGCGTGGGCGTCGCATCCGGAGGGAATGCTCAGGACCGTGCTGACGCAGGCGGAGCTGGCCGTGAGCGGAATGCACAGGGTGCCCGAGCGCAGGGTGGCGCACCTGGCTGGAAGGGTGGCCGCGAAGTCCGCGCTGCTTCACCAGCTCGGGGCTTTGGGCGTCCGATTGGTGGCGCAGGAACTGGGCATCTCCCAAGTCATGGCCGGCCCGGAGCAGGGGCGGCCCGTGGTGCAGGTGCCGCCCGGGACCCCCGCCTGTGATGTATCGATTTCCCACTCGAAGGACCTGGCGGTTGCCGTCGCCACGACCGGCGGGCGCGTGGGGGTCGACCTGGAGGCGGTGCGGCCCCGGGGGCCCGGCTTCCATGACGAGGTCTTCACCGCTGTCGAGCAGGACTGGCTCATGCGCTGTCAGCATCACCATGGCCGCGAGCCGGACGAGCTGTGGAGTCTGGGCTGGTGCCTCAAGGAGGCCCTGGTGAAACAGACGGGGCATGGCCTGCGGGACTCGCTCCAGCAGGTGGGCTTCTCGGGATGGGAGGAGCACGGCCCGGTGCCCACCGTCATCCCCGGCCTCACGGATGCGCCGGGCGCGTTCTCCGCGCGGATCACCCTGAACGCCATGGGGCCAGGTGGTGGACCCGTGGCGGGTTTGCTGGCCCTGGGCGGTGGATATGCGCTGGCGGTGCTCCACATGCCGGAGGTGAGGTCCGCATGA
- a CDS encoding polyketide synthase dehydratase domain-containing protein: MRRDEPRLGEASVEQGAWRFERPIDTGTDPYLLDHVVEGLPVFPAAYLVGLMTQAAHHIRPHLGVVGVRDVRFVQAARFKGSRGFQLTVTAEPEPDDIPVVISSSMSPPREGSPRILRTHAHGKVVSGTPKERAARFQRIDFSGAADYAELYALPREIQHGPAFLAGVKYQRHAPDQLLAVVAPPGGPQRAWREDRDAPGWPSTLLNAILHVGFSLGVLSSARTLLPLELEAADLYAIPEGQVQVFARRQRVHGGRQTFHVVSWDGQGRPVGVFRGFVLQEVP, encoded by the coding sequence ATGAGGCGTGACGAGCCACGATTGGGAGAGGCCTCCGTGGAGCAGGGCGCCTGGCGCTTCGAGCGTCCCATCGACACCGGGACCGACCCGTACCTGCTGGACCATGTCGTCGAGGGCCTGCCGGTGTTTCCCGCCGCGTACCTCGTCGGGCTCATGACCCAGGCGGCCCATCACATCCGGCCGCACCTGGGCGTGGTGGGCGTGCGCGACGTGCGGTTCGTGCAGGCGGCCCGCTTCAAGGGCTCCCGGGGCTTCCAGCTCACGGTCACCGCGGAGCCGGAGCCCGACGACATCCCGGTCGTGATCTCCTCCAGCATGTCCCCGCCCAGGGAAGGGTCTCCGCGCATCCTCCGGACCCATGCTCACGGCAAGGTGGTGTCGGGCACGCCGAAGGAGCGGGCCGCGCGGTTCCAGCGGATCGACTTCTCCGGCGCTGCGGACTACGCGGAGCTGTATGCCCTCCCCAGGGAGATCCAGCACGGGCCGGCCTTCCTGGCAGGGGTGAAGTATCAGCGTCACGCACCGGACCAACTGCTCGCGGTCGTCGCTCCTCCTGGCGGGCCCCAGCGAGCGTGGCGTGAGGACCGCGACGCGCCAGGATGGCCGTCGACGTTGCTCAATGCCATCCTCCACGTCGGCTTCTCCCTGGGGGTGTTGTCGAGCGCGCGGACCCTGCTCCCGCTGGAGCTGGAGGCTGCGGATCTGTATGCCATCCCCGAGGGGCAGGTGCAGGTCTTCGCGCGGCGTCAGAGGGTCCACGGAGGCCGTCAGACCTTTCATGTCGTCTCCTGGGACGGGCAGGGTCGGCCCGTGGGTGTCTTCCGGGGATTCGTGTTGCAAGAAGTCCCCTGA
- a CDS encoding AMP-binding protein — MRVHSELIEQPRLNETRDTSQLIGLVLRAAGIPRCFGIPGVQNLRLYEMLGRGVVDPVLIANEASAAYLAVGQYQSTGQIGCVNVIGGPGITHALPGIEYAFRTHAPVLVLTTGCARDDGRAHQLHDVDNLGVLAPLCKATHRLTEEDDVHEVVARLIDAAHGGVPGPCALEVPMHLLRRVSTFHEREPRLRPAEVPSAWRNAALPPALASALEACAVAMGRDGLHVVSDRDHQRIPFRRGAVPLALGAAFSRKLAVAVTDAESLVAFAPELTLATARRLPLVILVERDAAQTASLDLVANLTGVRRIRSTGETEAVRELVEAMRTPEVVICEIDRAGDAVAEPEPVALGASWLAAFRQGVRGSGLGSVFLAGDGRLSAVADALSSDGVSVRTVRHDQNLGFVADGASRSSARPAAIILPEEWALSSVLSGVGEAHLDQVSLVVLVVAATPPGPWLGTLKHLSKSATVVASVEDLAGAIQEAAELSRAGAPGPVCLVCPANLAASSAAQPSRAPTVPSLARGAPTDAELDAVAQMFIRSKQPVIFVGRGAREGAAELVELAHRTGAVVASTLSGKGVFPETDPLWLWGGFGPLSPPPMKAIAETCDGALILGARLSELGSAHFRARFPAYCFHVDIDPTVPNKAASAIGITSDARVFLQALLKHLDRHYREYLPRRGEGILEQLQSARAWVDADVRERSEEGRGLDPYELVRTVQAGLPPETVFCADSGNGTIHALEALRLTAPDRFLCPADYNSMGYSVPAALGAASTHPSVPVVSFVGDGAFLMTGLKALLGEPEAPPIMTVVLRDRRLGMIGDIQRATNRPEVCTQLSEFDLGAFKDRLPGLRFESVSTPDALARSIQAARVAWEAGQGTLIECLINPETKSYFFQGALTSAAVPVPRRVPRLPAVEGPPGDLWAVIERAKDRFAERVALRDGARQYRYAEVHARVSRLAQFLREQGVGPGHVVGVMLRNRSEVVEAHFAAAGLRAVVLNINVRLAAPELKDIFKQAGVKWLIASTDFAPTLSETLSMGELRLGGVLWVAPGQEARALPELTDRFGTTRDYEAALTASMTPFVPETGSEFDAFHLYYTSGTTGFPKAVRLTHRQVFHHAVATAEEMHITGEDVWGHFSPMYHVVDAFAIYALTWLGGQHVVVSDPDPTHFLSLLASERITCTNLAAAAAHFLIHSPDLGTHDFSRLRILSCGGSALDAGSVERLIQIFGCEIFMSYGMTECCGKISMSLLSGEHRQLSQSEQFERIATSGRPFKLMDVRIVDEHGADVARDNETMGEVWIRGLTVFSGYFNDDAATREAFQDGWFKTGDLATIRPDGYLTIAGRKKDMIISYGENVYPGEVERALGLHPGVQQVAVYGIEHPTAGEVVKAVIRLRAGHSLTAREVLAFCRGQLAGYKVPAEVEFIDEMPMTGTFKVDKLRLKRREARTAEAPAPGAKAPMARVRPRTEVVERVLKIVEGIRVSDEGPVSTTATLWSLGLDSILFLTLLRELEKEFQLKLDPNFLVQNNTLEMITRAIAQAPVESQTAVPVSHEAPPLLNEALLSSWSATVERRLGGFESLVYQANRRGLLHINPVVDMEGPVDPAVMREAAALLEKRHPYLLATIVEKKKGDFFLEYKPGRHLEVVFLEESGTEPLEQLVARHLRDPEQKKILFLRAKGSREAHQVIPIFWHCYLEVHAFLRLVRELFELHEQLIAGTPVDVRPQPLPVAREELFSRLPGMGLGPTVQHPDPGIAKTGQEVLSALEIFRANKFKAPFGVQKKRDSEISVAGASRSVVMGREATRHMLGAVARQQSSLTGALSAALCLVARELFCPAPRPHRMILVGSFDARPLLNLPTETLGYYATYPKFLVDVGPATGFWDLARHFHRENQAYIDQRTYAGMDAEHFSKLAGGFGAVAKLLWVPGMWEQFTAPGRAFIVNLGVLDSGLRRFKLRGVKVLQDIPALAVYTYVLDGSLHLQTCSQLAPEAADRFAGHIEARFSGMTASAAVQG, encoded by the coding sequence ATGCGTGTACACAGTGAATTGATCGAACAGCCCAGGCTCAACGAGACCCGCGACACCAGTCAGCTCATCGGACTGGTGCTGCGTGCCGCTGGCATCCCCCGCTGCTTCGGGATTCCGGGCGTCCAGAACCTGCGCCTGTACGAGATGCTCGGGCGCGGCGTGGTGGATCCGGTGCTCATCGCCAATGAGGCGAGCGCGGCCTATCTCGCCGTCGGGCAATACCAGAGCACTGGCCAGATTGGCTGTGTGAATGTCATTGGCGGGCCGGGCATCACCCATGCGCTCCCGGGCATCGAGTACGCGTTCCGCACCCACGCTCCCGTCCTCGTCCTCACGACGGGCTGCGCGCGGGATGACGGCCGTGCCCATCAGTTGCACGATGTCGACAATCTGGGAGTCCTCGCGCCGCTCTGCAAGGCGACCCACCGCTTGACCGAAGAGGACGACGTGCACGAAGTCGTGGCGCGTCTCATCGACGCCGCGCACGGCGGGGTGCCCGGCCCGTGCGCGCTGGAGGTGCCCATGCACCTGCTCCGGAGGGTGTCGACCTTCCACGAGCGCGAGCCGCGCCTTCGGCCCGCTGAAGTCCCCTCCGCGTGGCGGAACGCGGCCCTCCCTCCCGCGCTGGCCAGCGCGCTGGAGGCCTGCGCGGTCGCCATGGGTCGCGACGGCCTTCATGTCGTCAGCGACCGGGATCATCAGCGGATCCCGTTCCGTCGTGGCGCGGTGCCGCTGGCGCTGGGCGCGGCGTTCTCGCGCAAGCTCGCGGTCGCCGTCACGGATGCCGAGTCGCTGGTGGCGTTCGCGCCAGAGCTCACCCTGGCGACCGCGCGGCGCCTGCCCCTCGTCATCCTGGTCGAGCGGGATGCAGCGCAAACCGCCAGCCTCGACCTCGTGGCGAACCTCACCGGGGTCCGCCGCATCCGGTCCACGGGGGAGACTGAAGCGGTCCGTGAGCTCGTGGAGGCGATGCGCACCCCCGAGGTGGTCATCTGTGAGATCGACCGTGCCGGAGACGCGGTGGCTGAGCCCGAGCCCGTGGCGCTTGGAGCCTCGTGGCTCGCGGCCTTCCGGCAGGGCGTGCGGGGCAGTGGCCTTGGCTCCGTCTTCCTGGCGGGGGATGGCAGGCTGAGCGCGGTGGCGGATGCGCTCTCCTCGGATGGCGTTTCGGTCCGGACCGTGCGGCATGATCAGAACCTGGGGTTCGTCGCGGATGGCGCTTCACGCTCGTCGGCGCGGCCCGCCGCCATCATCCTCCCCGAGGAATGGGCGCTCTCGTCGGTGCTGTCGGGGGTGGGCGAGGCCCATCTCGATCAGGTTTCCCTCGTGGTGCTCGTCGTGGCCGCCACGCCGCCCGGGCCCTGGCTCGGCACGCTGAAACACCTGTCCAAGTCGGCGACGGTCGTGGCCTCGGTGGAGGACCTGGCGGGTGCCATCCAGGAGGCGGCCGAGCTCAGCCGTGCCGGCGCTCCAGGCCCGGTCTGCCTGGTCTGTCCCGCGAACCTCGCGGCGTCTTCGGCAGCCCAGCCCTCCCGTGCCCCGACGGTGCCATCGCTCGCCAGGGGGGCTCCCACGGACGCGGAGCTGGACGCCGTGGCGCAGATGTTCATTCGCTCGAAGCAGCCCGTGATCTTCGTAGGCCGTGGCGCGCGTGAGGGCGCCGCCGAGCTGGTGGAGCTGGCGCACCGGACGGGGGCTGTCGTCGCGTCGACGCTGTCCGGCAAGGGCGTGTTCCCCGAAACGGATCCGCTGTGGTTGTGGGGCGGCTTCGGTCCCTTGTCCCCTCCGCCCATGAAGGCCATCGCGGAGACGTGTGACGGGGCGCTCATCCTCGGCGCGCGGCTCAGTGAGCTGGGAAGCGCCCATTTCCGCGCCCGCTTCCCGGCGTATTGCTTTCATGTGGACATCGACCCGACGGTGCCGAACAAGGCGGCCTCCGCGATCGGTATCACCTCGGACGCCAGGGTCTTCCTCCAGGCTTTGCTGAAGCACCTCGACAGGCATTACCGCGAATACCTTCCGCGCAGGGGGGAAGGCATTCTTGAACAGCTCCAGTCGGCCCGAGCCTGGGTGGACGCGGACGTCCGCGAGCGGAGCGAAGAGGGCAGGGGACTCGACCCCTATGAGCTCGTCCGCACGGTCCAGGCCGGGCTTCCGCCGGAGACGGTCTTCTGCGCGGATTCAGGCAATGGGACGATCCACGCACTGGAGGCGCTGCGACTCACCGCGCCGGACCGTTTCCTCTGCCCCGCGGACTACAACAGCATGGGCTATTCGGTTCCGGCCGCGCTTGGTGCCGCGAGCACGCACCCGTCGGTGCCGGTGGTGTCCTTCGTCGGAGACGGCGCGTTCCTGATGACAGGGCTCAAGGCCCTGCTGGGAGAACCCGAAGCCCCGCCCATCATGACCGTCGTGCTGCGCGACCGCCGTCTGGGGATGATTGGAGACATCCAGCGCGCGACGAACCGCCCGGAGGTCTGCACCCAGCTCTCTGAGTTCGACCTCGGGGCCTTCAAGGACAGACTCCCGGGACTGCGCTTCGAATCGGTGTCCACGCCCGATGCGTTGGCCCGGAGCATCCAGGCCGCGCGGGTCGCATGGGAGGCAGGGCAGGGCACGCTCATCGAGTGCCTGATCAACCCCGAGACGAAGTCCTACTTCTTCCAGGGGGCGCTCACGTCGGCTGCGGTTCCCGTGCCCAGACGGGTCCCCCGGTTGCCCGCGGTGGAGGGTCCTCCTGGAGACCTCTGGGCGGTCATCGAACGGGCGAAGGATCGCTTCGCGGAGCGGGTCGCGCTCCGCGACGGCGCCAGGCAGTACCGATACGCAGAAGTGCATGCCCGCGTGTCGCGGCTCGCGCAGTTCCTCCGGGAGCAGGGCGTGGGGCCGGGCCATGTCGTCGGGGTGATGCTGCGCAACCGGTCGGAGGTCGTCGAAGCGCACTTCGCCGCCGCGGGGCTCCGGGCGGTCGTGTTGAACATCAACGTCCGGCTCGCCGCGCCAGAGCTGAAGGACATTTTCAAGCAAGCCGGCGTGAAGTGGCTCATCGCCTCGACGGATTTCGCGCCGACCCTCTCCGAAACCCTCTCCATGGGAGAGCTGCGGCTGGGGGGCGTGCTCTGGGTGGCCCCTGGGCAGGAGGCTCGTGCGCTTCCCGAGCTGACGGACAGGTTCGGCACGACGCGCGACTACGAGGCAGCCCTCACCGCGTCAATGACCCCCTTCGTCCCGGAGACTGGCTCTGAGTTCGACGCGTTCCATCTGTATTACACCAGCGGCACGACAGGCTTCCCGAAGGCAGTCCGCCTCACCCATCGCCAGGTCTTCCATCACGCGGTCGCCACCGCGGAGGAGATGCACATCACCGGCGAGGATGTCTGGGGACACTTCTCGCCCATGTATCATGTCGTGGATGCCTTCGCGATCTACGCCCTGACCTGGCTGGGCGGGCAGCATGTGGTGGTCTCGGATCCGGATCCGACCCACTTCCTGAGCCTGCTCGCGAGCGAGCGCATCACCTGCACGAACCTCGCGGCGGCGGCTGCGCACTTCCTCATCCACAGTCCGGACCTGGGGACGCACGACTTCAGCCGGCTGCGCATCCTCTCCTGCGGCGGCTCCGCCCTGGATGCCGGCTCGGTGGAGCGCCTCATCCAGATCTTCGGCTGCGAGATCTTCATGTCGTACGGCATGACGGAGTGCTGTGGGAAGATCTCCATGTCTCTCCTGTCAGGCGAGCACCGCCAGCTCAGCCAGAGTGAGCAGTTCGAGCGCATTGCCACGTCGGGGCGTCCGTTCAAGCTCATGGACGTGCGGATCGTCGATGAGCATGGGGCGGACGTCGCGCGCGACAACGAGACGATGGGCGAGGTGTGGATCCGCGGGCTCACGGTCTTCAGCGGCTACTTCAATGACGACGCCGCGACCCGCGAGGCGTTCCAGGACGGCTGGTTCAAGACGGGAGACCTGGCGACGATCCGGCCGGACGGGTACCTGACGATCGCGGGCCGCAAGAAGGACATGATCATCTCCTATGGGGAGAACGTGTATCCGGGGGAGGTCGAACGGGCCCTGGGGCTCCACCCGGGGGTCCAGCAGGTGGCCGTCTACGGCATTGAACACCCGACGGCCGGAGAGGTCGTCAAGGCGGTCATCCGCCTCCGTGCGGGTCATTCACTGACGGCGCGCGAGGTCCTGGCGTTCTGCCGGGGGCAGCTGGCTGGCTACAAGGTGCCCGCGGAGGTGGAGTTCATTGATGAGATGCCCATGACCGGGACCTTCAAGGTGGACAAGCTCCGCCTCAAGCGTCGGGAGGCCCGGACGGCCGAGGCGCCCGCGCCCGGAGCGAAGGCTCCGATGGCTCGCGTGCGTCCCCGGACCGAGGTCGTCGAGCGGGTCCTGAAGATCGTCGAGGGCATCCGCGTGTCGGATGAGGGGCCGGTGTCCACCACGGCGACCCTCTGGAGCCTTGGGTTGGATTCCATCCTGTTCCTCACGCTGCTCCGGGAGCTTGAGAAGGAATTCCAGCTCAAGCTGGACCCGAACTTCCTGGTCCAGAACAACACCCTTGAGATGATCACCCGCGCGATTGCCCAGGCGCCGGTCGAATCCCAGACAGCCGTGCCGGTTTCCCACGAGGCTCCACCGCTGCTGAACGAAGCGCTCCTGTCTTCCTGGAGTGCGACCGTGGAGCGGCGGCTGGGTGGCTTCGAGTCGCTGGTCTATCAAGCCAACCGCCGGGGCCTGTTGCACATCAACCCCGTGGTGGACATGGAAGGCCCTGTCGACCCGGCGGTGATGCGCGAAGCCGCGGCGCTGTTGGAGAAGCGCCACCCCTATCTGCTGGCCACCATCGTCGAGAAGAAGAAGGGTGACTTCTTCCTGGAGTACAAGCCGGGCCGCCACCTGGAGGTCGTCTTCCTTGAGGAGTCCGGGACGGAGCCCCTGGAGCAGCTGGTGGCGCGTCACCTGCGGGACCCGGAGCAGAAGAAGATCCTGTTTCTCCGCGCGAAGGGTTCGCGCGAGGCCCATCAGGTCATCCCCATCTTCTGGCATTGCTACCTGGAGGTTCACGCCTTCTTGCGGCTGGTGCGGGAGCTGTTCGAGCTTCATGAGCAGCTGATCGCCGGGACGCCCGTGGACGTGAGGCCCCAGCCGCTCCCGGTGGCCCGGGAGGAGCTGTTCTCCCGGCTGCCGGGGATGGGGCTGGGTCCAACGGTCCAGCACCCGGATCCGGGCATCGCCAAGACGGGCCAGGAAGTCCTGTCGGCCCTGGAGATCTTCCGGGCGAACAAGTTCAAGGCGCCGTTCGGGGTCCAGAAGAAGCGGGACTCGGAGATCTCGGTGGCGGGTGCTTCCCGCTCGGTGGTGATGGGCAGGGAGGCGACCCGGCACATGCTGGGCGCCGTGGCGCGGCAGCAGAGTTCGCTGACGGGCGCCCTGTCCGCGGCGCTCTGCCTGGTCGCGCGGGAGCTGTTCTGCCCGGCGCCCAGGCCCCACCGGATGATCCTCGTGGGCTCGTTCGACGCGCGACCGCTCCTGAACCTGCCGACGGAGACGCTGGGGTACTACGCCACGTACCCGAAGTTCCTGGTGGACGTCGGTCCCGCCACCGGCTTCTGGGACCTGGCGCGCCACTTCCACCGCGAGAATCAGGCCTACATCGACCAGCGGACCTACGCGGGGATGGACGCGGAGCACTTCAGCAAGCTGGCGGGCGGCTTCGGGGCGGTCGCGAAGCTGCTCTGGGTCCCCGGGATGTGGGAGCAGTTCACCGCGCCGGGGCGGGCCTTCATCGTCAACCTGGGCGTGCTCGACTCAGGGCTCAGGCGGTTCAAGCTGCGCGGGGTGAAGGTGCTCCAGGACATCCCGGCGCTGGCCGTCTACACCTACGTCCTCGACGGGAGCCTCCACCTGCAGACGTGCTCCCAGCTGGCCCCCGAGGCCGCTGATCGCTTCGCGGGCCACATCGAGGCGCGCTTCAGCGGGATGACGGCCTCAGCGGCCGTCCAGGGGTAG
- a CDS encoding amidohydrolase: MHRNPHQDSRSPCHALPRAFGLVATAALLASCATTGVAGAGGAGTTVFVGKIVTMDDRMTIAEAVSVNGLGHILKVGTEKDVMADLGSGVELVRLSPEQVLMPGFIDPHMHLLPTLTQSILGKNNLAPCLPPPYKGTATDCEARADLLGALASMQVPPPTKGQSNEFVLGMNLDPSRQQFIPGGCGAGGPDSFMKQPKYFLDACVSKDRPVLILDQSGHLAYVNKKAFDAVCSDKAKCDALAASIKSEGGTWVTDDDGYTGLLEEMAAFAPFLLAMEKSLPLGLEQQNPLRLFNTHEKDIQLTLQEMRAAGLTTLADGGLSSVSQIQAMKFLAERQDFPLRITGVVTHDAATQANIQPTGPACDPSKEPGCKLPKWLGAGGIKLWVDGSTQGCTALLGAPYAYLDPGHCAGKGQGQADFKDAQAIVDALSPLWETSSWRFQLHANGNEANRWAVAAFAKLQAQKVNPHRALLIHNTVGEQTVSQEISQMRKGTFVRDGTKVPALDVRVTHLIGHVAYWGDAFMKMLGEEAARNIDPVAFDRQNEIPFSFHSDSMVTPPRPLWFVEQAVTRRTWAYPDFTKSYELGPEHAATVEEALRAITVEPARQHELDAWLGTIEPGKVADFVLLGANPLDYDPAKGGDPTQISKIPVIETFLNGKPTGVRH, encoded by the coding sequence ATGCACCGCAACCCGCACCAAGATTCGCGGAGCCCCTGTCACGCCCTTCCACGTGCCTTCGGGCTCGTCGCGACTGCCGCACTGCTGGCGTCGTGCGCGACGACGGGAGTTGCCGGTGCGGGTGGGGCTGGCACCACGGTCTTCGTCGGCAAGATCGTCACCATGGATGACAGGATGACGATCGCCGAAGCCGTCTCCGTGAACGGGCTCGGCCACATCTTGAAGGTGGGAACCGAGAAGGACGTGATGGCGGATCTTGGCTCCGGAGTGGAGCTCGTCCGCCTGAGTCCAGAGCAGGTGCTGATGCCGGGCTTCATTGACCCGCACATGCACCTGCTGCCGACGCTGACCCAGAGCATCCTCGGGAAGAACAATCTGGCACCCTGCCTGCCTCCACCCTACAAGGGCACCGCCACGGACTGCGAAGCCCGCGCGGATCTGCTGGGCGCGCTCGCGTCGATGCAGGTTCCCCCTCCCACCAAGGGGCAGAGCAACGAATTCGTCCTGGGCATGAACCTGGATCCGTCGCGGCAGCAATTCATCCCTGGAGGGTGCGGTGCGGGTGGGCCTGATTCCTTCATGAAGCAGCCGAAGTACTTTCTTGATGCCTGTGTGAGCAAGGACCGTCCGGTGCTCATCCTGGACCAGTCTGGCCACCTGGCCTACGTGAACAAGAAGGCCTTTGACGCCGTCTGCTCGGACAAGGCGAAGTGTGACGCTCTCGCCGCGTCCATCAAGAGCGAGGGCGGGACCTGGGTCACGGACGATGACGGATACACCGGACTGCTTGAAGAGATGGCCGCGTTCGCGCCGTTCCTGCTGGCCATGGAAAAGAGTCTGCCTTTGGGACTGGAGCAACAGAACCCGCTCCGGCTTTTCAATACCCATGAGAAGGACATCCAGCTGACCCTTCAAGAGATGCGCGCAGCCGGACTCACGACCCTCGCGGATGGCGGACTGTCGAGCGTGTCGCAGATCCAGGCGATGAAGTTCCTCGCGGAGCGGCAGGACTTCCCGCTGCGAATCACGGGCGTCGTGACCCATGACGCCGCGACCCAGGCGAACATCCAGCCGACCGGGCCGGCTTGCGATCCCAGCAAGGAGCCTGGGTGCAAGCTGCCGAAGTGGCTGGGCGCAGGTGGCATCAAACTCTGGGTGGATGGCTCGACGCAGGGCTGCACCGCGCTGCTCGGGGCTCCCTATGCGTACCTCGATCCAGGCCACTGCGCGGGTAAGGGGCAGGGCCAGGCGGACTTCAAGGACGCGCAGGCCATCGTCGATGCGTTGAGCCCGCTCTGGGAGACTTCTTCCTGGCGCTTCCAGTTGCACGCAAACGGAAACGAAGCAAACCGGTGGGCCGTCGCTGCGTTCGCGAAGCTCCAGGCGCAGAAGGTCAACCCGCACCGGGCGCTGCTCATCCACAACACGGTGGGTGAGCAGACCGTCTCCCAGGAGATCAGCCAGATGCGAAAGGGCACTTTTGTCCGGGACGGGACGAAGGTGCCGGCCCTGGACGTGCGGGTGACACATCTCATCGGCCATGTGGCGTATTGGGGTGACGCCTTCATGAAGATGTTGGGTGAAGAGGCCGCACGCAACATCGACCCGGTGGCGTTTGATCGCCAGAATGAGATCCCGTTCTCGTTCCACAGCGACTCGATGGTGACGCCCCCCCGCCCCCTCTGGTTCGTGGAGCAGGCCGTCACGCGGCGCACGTGGGCCTATCCCGACTTCACGAAGAGCTACGAGCTAGGGCCCGAGCATGCGGCGACCGTCGAAGAGGCGCTGCGCGCCATCACCGTGGAGCCCGCCCGTCAGCACGAACTCGATGCGTGGCTGGGCACCATCGAGCCGGGCAAGGTGGCGGACTTCGTCCTGCTGGGCGCCAACCCACTCGACTACGACCCGGCCAAGGGGGGAGACCCGACGCAGATCAGCAAGATCCCGGTGATTGAGACGTTCCTGAACGGCAAGCCCACCGGGGTCCGCCACTGA
- a CDS encoding DUF2169 family type VI secretion system accessory protein: MGHPAIENETPFAQGLMGLADEEGRPLLLVVIKATYSLTGTGLRLAQQQVPVKWSGESLGTPGESSERYESEGAFIKPATDVVLLGHAHAPRSGATETLVALQVGPLKKAVRVLGERTWFKSLGRVAATKPLPFDRIPLTWERAFGGWDRTDAQKPSFEPRNPVGTGFRASPRHFEEGLALPNLEDPEDPLRDFGQQVRPAGFGFTSPHWHPRARYAGTYDEAWNKTRKPLLPRDFDRRFFNAGAPDLIAPGYLRGDEPIVIAGASAKGRLSFDLPGQAAPTVLVEQTGGEDIRPELRLDTVILDMDEDQVLLTWRGHVVLRDGLHDVRSLRITAGRTQRDEDR; encoded by the coding sequence ATGGGACACCCCGCCATCGAGAATGAGACGCCGTTCGCCCAGGGCTTGATGGGGCTGGCGGACGAAGAGGGGCGTCCCCTGCTCCTGGTGGTCATCAAGGCCACGTACTCGCTGACCGGGACGGGGCTGCGGCTCGCGCAGCAGCAGGTGCCTGTGAAATGGAGCGGCGAGTCCCTGGGCACGCCTGGGGAGTCGAGCGAGCGCTACGAATCCGAGGGTGCCTTCATCAAGCCCGCCACGGACGTGGTGCTGCTCGGACATGCGCATGCGCCCCGGAGTGGCGCGACGGAGACGCTGGTGGCGCTCCAGGTGGGTCCATTGAAGAAGGCGGTGCGCGTGCTGGGTGAGCGAACGTGGTTCAAGAGCCTGGGGCGCGTGGCCGCGACGAAGCCCCTGCCCTTCGACAGGATTCCGCTCACCTGGGAGCGCGCCTTCGGAGGCTGGGACCGGACGGATGCACAGAAGCCCTCCTTCGAGCCACGCAACCCCGTGGGCACGGGCTTCCGCGCCAGTCCGCGCCACTTCGAGGAAGGGCTGGCGCTCCCCAACCTGGAGGACCCCGAGGATCCGCTGCGCGACTTCGGCCAGCAGGTCAGGCCCGCGGGGTTCGGCTTCACGTCGCCCCACTGGCACCCGCGCGCACGGTACGCGGGCACCTACGACGAAGCCTGGAACAAGACCCGCAAGCCGCTGCTGCCCCGGGACTTCGACCGGCGCTTCTTCAACGCGGGCGCTCCGGACCTCATCGCTCCGGGCTACTTGAGAGGCGATGAGCCCATCGTCATCGCCGGAGCGTCCGCGAAGGGTCGGCTGTCTTTCGACCTCCCCGGGCAGGCCGCGCCGACCGTGCTGGTGGAGCAGACGGGCGGCGAGGACATCCGGCCCGAGCTGCGCCTGGACACCGTCATCCTGGACATGGACGAGGACCAAGTGCTGCTGACCTGGCGGGGGCATGTGGTGCTGCGGGATGGACTCCACGACGTGCGCAGCCTGCGCATCACGGCGGGCCGGACGCAGCGGGATGAAGACCGCTGA